A genomic stretch from Miscanthus floridulus cultivar M001 unplaced genomic scaffold, ASM1932011v1 os_1596, whole genome shotgun sequence includes:
- the LOC136534176 gene encoding probable E3 ubiquitin-protein ligase RHY1A, which yields MPIASKLVYFQRRPSPAPPDDPGPEPPDPRRQPCRDHRRRRSSLFSHHKPGQEHIPGHQRDAATKPLGSVGNIGEHAAGMSSSTRLHRSISDHGRLPDAVQQARERLLQRLNSVDLSGRRQKTWPSESFWAGLTRPADAGVSTSSDNILGSLTNCFQPGEPVAASKAEEGTVITNTDECMPITVFPKPVSELQEAEDGEAVGGASPAECSICLERCGDSGDGLIQLRCRHIFHSACLERWLRSRADCPYCRATVRVCS from the exons ATGCCAATCGCCTCCAAGCTCGTCTACTTCCAGCGCCGCCCCTCGCCGGCGCCGCCGGACGACCCGGGCCCCGAGCCGCCGGACCCCCGACGCCAACCCTGCCgcgaccaccgccgccgccggagctccCTCTTCTCCCACCACAAGCCG GGTCAGGAACATATTCCAGGACACCAAAGGGATGCCGCTACGAAGCCTCTGGGATCAGTTGGAAACATAGGAGAGCATGCAGCCGGCATGTCCTCCAGCACAAGACTTCACCGCAGCATATCAGACCATGGTCGGCTTCCTGACGCCGTTCAGCAGGCCAGGGAAAGGCTTCTTCAGAGGCTCAACAGTGTGGACCTGTCAGGAAGAAG GCAAAAGACATGGCCCTCGGAATCATTCTGGGCTGGACTAACTCGCCCCGCTGACGCCGGTGTGTCCACCTCTTCAGACAACATACTGGGCAGTCTAACCAATTGCTTCCAGCCCGGTGAACCCGTCGCAGCCAGCAAGGCTGAAGAAGGCACCGTCATCACTAACACAGATGAGTGTATGCCCATCACAGTGTTCCCCAAACCCGTCTCCGAGCTGCAGGAAGCAGAAGACGGTGAAGCCGTGGGAGGAGCTTCTCCAGCTGAGTGCTCCATATGCCTGGAGAGGTGCGGTGACTCAGGCGACGGGCTCATCCAGCTGCGCTGCAGGCATATCTTCCACTCGGCCTGCCTGGAGCGGTGGCTGCGGTCCCGCGCCGACTGCCCCTACTGCCGTGCCACCGTGCGAGTTTGCTCCTAA
- the LOC136534177 gene encoding protein MHF2 homolog gives MDEDATTGNSAAAETFDPELIHAIFKLVWRRRAEKGGGNEVIDVEPAPETSRRNRSTTANASALKVSCELLRIFVTEAIQRSAFIAEAEDGTVIEPTHLERVLPQLLLDF, from the exons ATGGACGAAGATGCGACGACGGGCAACTCGGCCGCCGCCGAGACATTCGATCCG GAACTGATTCACGCCATCTTCAAGCTGGTGTGGCGGCGGCGAGCGGAGAAGGGCGGCGGCAACGAGGTCATCGACGTGGAG CCTGCTCCAGAGACCTCGAGGAGAAATCGGAGTACAACTG CCAATGCAAGTGCTCTTAAAGTCAGCTGCGAGCTTCTTCGCATATTTGTTACAG AGGCTATTCAGCGCTCTGCTTTTATTGCTGAAGCGGAGGATGGTACTGTCATCGAGCCCACCCACCTAGAGCGTGTGTTGCCACAGCTGCTATTGGACTTTTGA